The genomic stretch aatgcACCTCCATCAACACTCCATCAAATTAATTTAACATGGGCTAAATGATGTAGCCTACAGTTGAAAGTAGTACCGCATGTGGTTTTTCTGTAGCCCATAGACTGGAGACCACATGTATTACAATGTCATGAGACACTTTTTAAATCATTACCTTATGAGGAGCTAGTGCAGGTGAAAGTCAACTAAAAAGGCAAACATCAGCTTTGGAGCGGATGCAGAATAATCAAACCGAGGTGGACAGCAAATGGTGCTGAAAATAATTCATTTAAACAACCGTCTTCATTTTCATTTTGACTTCACtaacaagagggctttgttggAGCTTATTTCTTCCTATAAAATAACAAAATGAGgcaggcctacctgtttgacagacacaATTATGCTATCCATAAATTTGTCAGTAGCCAAAATCCGCCAATACTATCACCATGCACTCCGTATAGTCTGAGAAGGACTGGGTGTGTTTGGTTAAAACCAGGGCTCAAATTGAGTGAGGGTATACCATACCCTTTCTAAAGAAAAAGGCAAAAAGGATAGGCCTACCAATTGTTAACTTTATATTTATGTATAAATAAAAAGTATCCAGATAATATAAAgtgtatactttctgggtgatttaaatattgactggctttcatcaggctgcccactcaagagaaagcttcaaaccgtaaccagtgcctgcaacctggttcaggttatcagtcaacctaccagggtggttaTAAACAGTAcagtattgatcatatctttactaatgctgcagagatttgtttgaaagcagtatccaaatccattggatgtagtgatcacaatatagtagccatatctaggaaaaccaaagttccaaaggctgggctgGGCCTAATacagtgtataagagatcatacaatacgttttgtagtgattcctatgttgttgatgtaaagaatatatgttggtccgtggagtgtaatgaggagcaaacagacactgcacttgacacatttatgaaattgcttaatccagttactaataagcatgcacccatttttttatttcacctttatttaaccaggtaagccagttgagaacaagttctcatttacaactgcgacctggccaagataaagcaaagcagtgcgataaaaacaacagagatacatatggggtaaacaaaacaaagtcaaaaatacaacagaaaatatatatatacagtgtgtgcaaatgtagcaagttatggaggtaaggcaataaataggccatagtgcaaaataacaattttgtattaacactggaatgatagtgCAAATGTGCAagagatgtgcaagagatgatgtgcaaatagagatactggggtgcaaatgagaaaaataaataacaatatggggatgaggtagttgggtgggctaatttcagttgggctgtgtacaggtgcagtgatcggtaaggtgctctgacaactgatgcttaaagttagtgagggagataagagtctccagcttcagagatttttgcagttcgttccagtcattggcagcagagaactggaaggcatggtggccaaaggaggtgtaggctttggggatgaccagtgagatatacctgctggagcgcatactacgggtgggtgttgctatggtgaccaatgagctaagataaggcggggatttgcctagcagtgatttatagatgacctggagccagtgggtttggcgacgaatatgtagtgaggaccagccaacaagagcgtacaggtcacagtggtgggtagtatatggggctttggtgacaaaacggatggcactgtgatagactacatccaatttgctgagtagagtgttggaagctattttgtaaatgacatcgccaaagtcaaggatcggtaggatagtcagtttaacgagggtatgtttggcagcatgagtgaaggaggctttgttgcgaaataggaagcagattctagatttaactttggattggagatgcttaatgtgagtctggaaggatagtttacggtctaaccagacacctaggtatttgtagttgtccacatactctaggtcaaacccgccgagagtagtgattctagtcgggcgggcgggtgccagcagcgttcgattgaagagcatgcatttagttttacttgtgtttaagagcagttggaggctacggaaggagtgttgtatggcattgaagctcgtttggaggtttgttaacacagtgtccaatgaagggccagatgtatacaaaatggtgtcgtctgcgtagaggtggatctgagagtcaccagcagagaaaagagtcagcctgagaattgaaccctgtggcacccccatagagactgccataggtccagacaacaggccctccgatttgacacattgaactcttatctgaaaagtagttggtgaaccaggcgaggcagtcatttgagaaaccaaggctatttagtctgccaataagaatgcggtggttgacagagttgaaagccttggccaggtcgatgaagacggctgcacagtactgtctattatcgatcgcggttataatatcgtttaggaccttgagcgtggctgaggtgcacccatgaccagcaagttgcagcggagggtgcagagctggtggccggggtagtggtagccaggtggaaagcacggccagccgtagcaaaatgcttgttgaaatactccattattgtagatttatcggtagtgacagtgtttcctagcctcagtgcagtgggcagctgggaggaggtgctcttattctccatggactttacagtgtcccaaaactttttggagttagtgctacaggatgcaaatttctgtttgaaaaagctagcctttgcttgtgtatattggttcctaacttccctgaaaagttgcatatcgcgggggctattcgatgctaatgcagtacgccacaggatgtttttgtgctggtcaagggcagtcaagtctgaggagaaccaggggctatctctgttcttagttctgaattttttgaaatggggcatgcttatttaagattgagaggaaagcacttttaaagaaaatgactaaaaacttaaatccctgtggattgatgaggaattgaaagattgtatggttgagagggatgaggcaaaaggaatggcaaataagtctggctgcacaaccgattggcatgTGACTAaattgaataaaaagaagaaacacactatgaaacaaggataaatgacataaataatgatagtaaaaagctttggagcgccTTAAAAtcaattttgggaaaaaaggcaaactcggctccatcattcattgaatcagattgcTCATTCAATCACAAAACCAACTgctattgccaactactttaatcattttttcattggcaagatcagcaaacttaggcataacatgccagcaacaattgctgacactacacatccaagtacactaccattcaaaagtttggggtcacttagaaatgtccttgttttccatgaaagcatacatgaaatgagttagaataggaaatgtagtcattgacaaggttagaaataattatttttaattgaaataataattgtgtccttcaaactttgctttcgtcaaagaatcctccatttgcagcaattacagccttgcagactttggcattctagttgtcaatttgttgaggtaatctgaagagatttcaccccatgcttcctgaagcacctcctaCAAGTTGGACTGGCTtcatgggcacttcttacgtaccatacggtcaagctgctcccacaacagctcaatagggttgagatccggtgactgtgctggccacttcattatagacagaataccagctgactacttcttccctaaatagttattgcatagtttggagctgtgctttgggtcattgtcctgttgtaggaggaaattggctccaatcaagcgccgtccacagggtatggggcatggcgttgcaaaatggagtgatagccttccttcttcaatatcccttttaccctgtacaaatctcccactttaccaccaccaaagcacccccagaccatcacattgcctccaccatgcttgacagatggcatcaagcactcctccagcatcttttaatttggtctgcgtctcacaaatgttattctttgtgatccgaacacctcaaactttgattcgtctgtccataacacttttttccaatcttcctctgtccagtgtctgtgttcttttgcccatcttaatattttatttttattggccagtctgagatgggtttttttttttttcaactctGCCtaaaaggtcagcatcccggagtcgcctcttcactgttgacgttgagactggtgttttgcgggtactatttaattaagctgacagttgaggacctgtgaggcgtctgtttcacAAACtcgacactaatgtatttgtcctcttgctcagttgtgcaccggggcctcccactctttctattctggttagagccagtttgcgctgttctgtgaagggagtagtacacagcgttgtaggagatcttcagtttcttggcaatttctcgcatggaatagccttcatttctcagaacaagaacagactgacgagtttcagaagaaagttctttgtttctggccattttgagcctgtaatcgaaccaacaattgctgatgctccagatactcaactagtctcaagaaggccagttttatttcttctttaaaatcagcacaacagttttcagctgtgctaacataattgcaaaagggttttctaatgatcaattagccttttaaaatgataaatttggattagcaaacacaacgtgccattggaacacaggactgatggttgctgatgaatgggcctctgtacgcctatgtagatattccattacaattCAGCCGTTTccaactacaatagccatttacaacattaacaatgtctacactgtatttctgatcaattttatgttattttaaaaaGGACAAAAAAAATAGCTtctctttcgaaaacaaggacatttctaagtgaccccaaacttttgaacggtagtatatatctgaccaaattatgaaagacaagcattgtaatttggaattccgtaaagtgagtgtggaagaggtgaacaaattgttgttgtctattaacaatgacaagccaccggggtctgagaacttggatggaaaattgctgaggataatagcggacgatattgccactcctatttgctatattttcaatttaagcctactagaatgggTGTGctcccaggcttggagggaagcaaaagtcattccactacctaAGAACACTAAAGCactctttactggctcaaacagccgaccagttagcctgttaccaacccttagtaaactatcgGAAAAAAcctgtttgaccagatacaatgctatttgactgtaaacaaattgacaaactttcagcatgcttatagagaaggacattcaacaagcacagcacttacacaaattactgatgattggctgagagaaattgatgataaaaaaaattgtgggggctgttttgttagacttcagtgcagcttttgacattatcgatcaaaatctgctgctgctggaaaaacgtatgtgttatggctttacaccccctgctatattgtggacaaagagttacttgtctaacagaacacagagggtgtgctttaatggaagcctctcaaacataatccaggtagaatcaggaattccccagggcagctgtctaggccccttgcttttttccatctttactaacgacatgccactggctttgagtaaagccagtgtgtctatgtatgcggatgactcaacactatacacatcagctactacagcaacacttaacaaagagttgaagttagtttcggaatgggtggcaaggaataagttagtcctgaatatttccagaactaaaagcattgtatttgggtcaaatcattcactaaaccctaaacttcaactacatctcgtaatgaataatgtggaaattgaataagttgaggtgactaaactgctggagtaaccctggattgtagactgtcatggtcaaggcatattgatacaacagtagctaagacggggagaagtatgtccataattaagcgctgctctgccttcttaacaacactatcaacaaggcaggtcctacaggccctagttttgtcgcacctagactattgttcagtagtgtggtcaggtgcaacAAAGAGGGACtagggaaaattgcagttggctcagaacagagcagcacggctggcccttaaaagtacacggagagctaacattaatgacatgcatgtcagtctctcctggctcagtgtggaagagagattgacttcatcactgcttgtttttgtaagaggtgtcgacaagctgaatgtaccgagctgtctgtttggaatactggcacacagctcggacacccatgcataccccacaagacatgccaccagaggtctcttcacagtccccaagtccagaacagactatgggaggcgcacagtactacatagagccatgactacatggtaCTCTAtaccacatcaggtaactgatgcaagcagtagaatcagattgaaaaaaaaaccaggtaaaaatacaccttatggaacaacggggactgtgatgcaacacaaacatagacacatgcatacaaacacacgataacatacgcactatacacacgtacacatggattgtgTTATagatgtggtagtagagtagaggcctgagggcatacacttaatatgttgtgaaatctgttatgaatgtattgtaaatgtataactgccttaattttgctgaaccccaggaagagtagctgctgccttgacagcagctaatggggatccataataaaatacaaaagtGTTCTATAACAATGCTTAAATCCGTGATGCATTATGCTAGACAGAAGCTTTAAAACCAAAGATGTGACTGATGCATATGGGGATATATTGATTAGTTTCTATGACATTCTGAAGCTGAGCTGCGGGATTCAATATTTGAGACAAAAATGTGACTTATCTTTTGTCCCTATTAATTGAGCTTTCCACTTTCTGAGAAAAGATGTTTAAATGATTTAAGATTTTATCAGTGTAATCAGATTGAAAATATTATGATATGTTATTGATATTTAAGTGATTTATATAGCCTACTAACCAGATGTGTTAAAAGTTGTTTAAATTTGTAGCACAGGCATATGAATTGGGCTACAATTATGTTGTTCTGCCAACTATTAGGTGAGAAAAAAAATAGGCCCAATGCCAAACCTACTGCCGGCCCTGCTGTAGCCTACACTATTATAGTTTAGCTAGGAGGATAGGAGGGGGGCCGCAATGCCACGATACATTTTTTGGTGCACACACAGGAGGTCCCGTACCAGGAAGAAATTACATCTACTTTCACCCTGGATATTGGTCAGTCTGGAGACAGGAAAACGCCCACCTGGGTTGGCGGAGTAGAACACTTAGAGAAAAGATGAGCAGCGCTCCAATGCCAGTGTGCTGCTTTTCTTTCCTCTTCTGAGAAAGATATTGGGCCCATATTTGTCAAAAAAAACAACCAAGAACACAACACATATGGTTGACAAAGTCAGGAGAGAAAGACAAGGGGCCTGTTCAGGAGGGTGCAATGTTAcagaacattcagatagaaatgtataatGTAGAACAGATATGATTGTCTATCAAGTAGAATAGGTAGTAATGTCAACCATATTCATTACACTTCTATCTGTAAAGTTCTGAGCGTTTCACCTCACTGAACACACCCTGGTtagagtaaaaaaataaaaaatgtgtacCTGCATGCACTGCCCATCTCAATCATCTTGATGACGTCTTCAGCACACGACACGTACATCTCCTGCAGGCCGACCACCTGGACCTGTTGTTTCTCATCCTCTAGCACTCTCAGCTTGGCCTTCTTGTTCAGCAAATCAAATACCTGAGGAGAGTAAGCAAGTGTGTTAGCAAAATGTCAAATTAGTCTTCTCTAAACTTTTGTCCTATTATCATGGATTCTCCACCAACAAAACATGTCAACCATCCAAACCACCAAGCTGCTTGAGGAGCACTATGAGCGTTTCCTTCGCACCATGCTGTTGTAGATCTCAAAGAAGGTCACATAGGGACACAGGTCCAGACTGGAATATCTCCTCTGCTTCAGGAGGGCGAACACATCCTGAGCTGAAGAACAAAGAGGAACAAGGAGTTACAAGACACTGAAAGACATCATGGAAGTATGGCCTAAGTAAAGGTTATTTACATAACCTTCACGTACATAACCTTTTTCTTTGCATCTAATATGTGAGGTGGACAGATCTATTCCTTAGTACTGATCTCAGAAATATCTAGGACTATCCAAATATTtccaaatcaaatacttttattgCTCGCTTAAACAGTTTagtagatgttatagcgggtgcagcgaaatgcttgtggttctagctcctaacagtgcagtaaAAAGGTAAGACAAgtaccaaaaaataaataaacaaagcaCTCATGTCTTAAACATTTGAACCGGAGACCGATGCGTATCGGTGAATCATTACATCCCTAATAACTTAAGCTAAAAATGTAATGTTGTTGAAGCCAATGGCAAGTAGACAATGAATTACCTGCCATGGCATAGATCCCTTTGGCGCTGTTCTGGCTCTTCCCTGAAAAATCTCCTCCCATTGTCTGAATAGGGTAAAAGATAGGTACAAACTTTACATGACATGTTAAAAAAAATCTGGTGGATTTTAAGACAAAACTGCTATAGTGTCAGCCTGTCAGGTAAAGGGAAAGACTTACGTGAGTTTTACCACTTCCAGTTTGTCCGTAAGCAAAACAAGTTGCCATCCCTCCGTCAAAGATGGTCTGGACAAGAGGCTTGGCAGTGAACCTACCAGTGAAAAATATTGGTATATAACCATCTTGCGAAAACAGTAATGATGATACAACCAACAAACGTCATACAAGAGAACATACTTGCAAAGGGTATTTGAACAgaaagtttttatttttttatcagtaAATTGTAAAATAACCCTGATAGAGAAAAACTGAACACAATATTGTTTAGAAATCAATAAAATGTGAATACCTGTACACTAAGTCATTGGTGGATGACTCGTCAAAGGAGTAGTCAAAATGGAAGACCTGGTTGTCAAGGTACTTTGTCAGATCCACTTTCTGCTTGGCCTCATGAAGGAGCATCGTTCCATTACCAGGGATAGACACCACATCAATCTCTTTCTTAGTCACCTCTAAGTCAACCACACATAGAAAGTCAACATTAAAGAGGACTTGAGAAGCAGGTTGGTGGATACAGGTAAGTCAGATAAGTCTTAGTTTGGTCAGTTAAAAGTAACCTTTATTGTTGAGAGGACGCTTGCGAACGCACACACAGATTCTATGAGCTTCAACCTGTGGACCAAAAAGAACATTACATATCTGATAAACACTAGTTATGAATAGCCTTCCACATTTCAACACTTGTCCTCCATCTTACCGTATCAGATGGAGATAAAGGAAGTACTTCCAAGGTCTCTCTGAACTCTTCAATCATCTGGTAAAACTGCTTGTTCGGTCGGTTTGAGTCTTCAAACTACAGGGAACAGAAATACATGTATTGGAGAAAGTGATGGGTAGTAGTATTAAATATTGCCAATACATTAGTAAAGGCTTTTACTGTGTTCTCAGCTTCAAATGAAAATAAAAGGGGAAATTGACAGTAAGTCCGATATACCTACTAGTATGCATCTACAAAAAGATGAATTAACACAGGACATGGGCCAGTAGTaccaggtaaacaaacaaacagtggccgtgtccgaatacccatactagagtactacatacttaaactgcatactcatTTCGGTGTttgatctagtagaattcactcgtCTTTTCCAACTCacgtgtttgacaacagctgataatcagataaaTTGACGCGCTCTACCAAAATTAACAAATGGCGGGAGTCAACGCGAGATTTCACATACTATTTAGTACACTAATATGGGTATTCAGACACGACCACTGTCTCATTTGTGATCAATTCTCTTACTTTTCCTTTCTTGGGCACCATGTCAGAGCTCTTGACTGCATGGGACAATCTTTTGTACACTGGTTTGCTCATGTCTTGGGGTAGCACTGATCTCCGTCTGTCTGAAAGAGTGAAGATATCTAATGAGATGAAGATACTCAAAGATAGCAGGGCATCTCAGACTAGGATCTAGGTCTATttaatcttattcattgtgatctataaggctaaactgatcctagatcagaactcctCTTCCGAGGCAATTAAAAAATACAGGCCCAGGGCGATAAACATAGTGATGTGTGTGACTCAAAGTTCCTAAAGCTCACTTGAGGTGACTGAGGAGACACTCTTGGCCTCATTCTCCTTTAGGTCCTCGTTGACTGGAGGCAGGACAGCAGTCTGTCTCTGATTGTTCCTCTTCCCCTCTCGGTTGGGCACACCTGGAAAATGAAGCAGGATGACAAAGGTGAATATCAAGAGGTCTCCGAGTCACTGAGTGAAGCATTCAGTGGGTAATGGGATAAATTATGCCAGTATGTTTATgccatcatgccaactccttCTCACGCCAAACAAAGGCTTGACAATGACTGCAATGGAGTTgccaagagcacaaacagatctgggaccaggctataggtGAAAGGCAATACATCAGAAATCATAGATGCACCCCCCACCTGAAGCtttgaggacagagggaggataCTCTGAAGACAGGGAGTCATGCTTAGTCTTAGAAGCAGGCTCAGAGACAGGAGCAGGGGTCTGGAACAAGCATGTCTGCCGTGTAGACTTTCTTGGAAGTGGAACTGAGAGGAAAGGTGTACATTTAGCACATTTACCACTATAGTTAAATGAAGTAGCTTTGGTGTGATTAATAACTCCTGTTCATCATCCTACTGATCCCAACACTAGACAccaaaccatagaaatataatgatttATATGTAGTCCTACTAAACAGCTGGCCAGCTCCTTCATACCACCACTAATAATCAGTGTTCAATTTTAGTTGGGTGAATCTGGCATGCCATAATCAATGAGAATTGCAGCAAATACATTACTTTTGATTTCAACATAAGCTGTAAAACAGAGATGAAGCAGAAACAGTGCCGTGTTAAAAAGAGAAAAGCAGACAGTAGCTTTGGGAACCATTTTAGTGCTTTTAGAAGGAGTTGTGGTGTGTTTGTGGAAACAACCAAGAACACCTAACTACTAGTATGTTAAGAAATAAGATCAATTTCACTAGAAAGAGTGCTAGTACCCTTAAGCAAACTGCCTAGGGTCAATTTACCGTATAAATATGTCTATATAGTTTGAATATTTTGGAACCCATCACATAAGGAACCTTTTGTCACAAAATGgcattctatactgaacaaaaatataaacgcaatatgtaaagtgttggtttcatgagctgaaataaaagatcccagaaatgttccatatgcacattttattaaaatgttttcatACGCACAATtttgtgcagaaatgtgtttacatccctgttagtgagcatttctcctttgccaagataatccatctacctgacaggtgtggcacatcaagaagctgattaaacagcatgatcattacacaggtgcaccctgtgctggggacaataaaaggcccctctaaaatgtgcagtttgtcacacaacaatgccacagatgtctcaacttgagggagcgtgcatttggcatgccgactgcagaaatgtccaccagagctgttgccaaataattgaatgttcatttctctaccataagctgcctacagcattttagagaatttggcagtacgtccaaccggtgtcacaaccgtagaccacgcCAGCACATTCTGCTTCTTTGCCGAGataagccacccggacagctcatgaaactgaggagtatttcgtCTGAAATAAAGGCCTTTTGTGGCAGAAaaatattctgattggctgggcctggctccccagtggat from Coregonus clupeaformis isolate EN_2021a chromosome 21, ASM2061545v1, whole genome shotgun sequence encodes the following:
- the LOC121535218 gene encoding kinesin-like protein KIF2C isoform X3; this translates as MVEWFEKSVCRGKELEMNELWPLNEALFEHMKPTSTPAPPEKKYESRLRSSRIPAPSIPSAPAGPPEETVPLPRKSTRQTCLFQTPAPVSEPASKTKHDSLSSEYPPSVLKASGVPNREGKRNNQRQTAVLPPVNEDLKENEAKSVSSVTSNRRRSVLPQDMSKPVYKRLSHAVKSSDMVPKKGKFEDSNRPNKQFYQMIEEFRETLEVLPLSPSDTVEAHRICVCVRKRPLNNKEVTKKEIDVVSIPGNGTMLLHEAKQKVDLTKYLDNQVFHFDYSFDESSTNDLVYRFTAKPLVQTIFDGGMATCFAYGQTGSGKTHTMGGDFSGKSQNSAKGIYAMAAQDVFALLKQRRYSSLDLCPYVTFFEIYNSMVFDLLNKKAKLRVLEDEKQQVQVVGLQEMYVSCAEDVIKMIEMGSACRTSGQTSANANSSRSHAILQVILRRRKQVHGKFSLVDLAGNERGIDVRSSDRQTLVETAEINRSLLALKECIRSLGMDSHHIPFRMSKLTQVLRDSFIGENSRTCMIAMVSPGMSSCDSTVNTLRYAARVKELNGTSKVNDADLPKKIEMEVEDSSSSEEDSIVPMTDVYEAISQVYEAISQVSELEERVHEELMGASNILKPMEMPSYDIEAGVTDIVDYARKLLDTVLALQSAIDGERLARMSPKSGYC
- the LOC121535218 gene encoding kinesin-like protein KIF2C isoform X2; this encodes MDSTMSNLLVGLSVNIQRSDGRVHPANVKSVDSTKRTVMVEWFEKSVCRGKELEMNELWPLNEALFEHMKPTSTPAPPEKKYESRLRSSRIPAPSILPLPRKSTRQTCLFQTPAPVSEPASKTKHDSLSSEYPPSVLKASGVPNREGKRNNQRQTAVLPPVNEDLKENEAKSVSSVTSNRRRSVLPQDMSKPVYKRLSHAVKSSDMVPKKGKFEDSNRPNKQFYQMIEEFRETLEVLPLSPSDTVEAHRICVCVRKRPLNNKEVTKKEIDVVSIPGNGTMLLHEAKQKVDLTKYLDNQVFHFDYSFDESSTNDLVYRFTAKPLVQTIFDGGMATCFAYGQTGSGKTHTMGGDFSGKSQNSAKGIYAMAAQDVFALLKQRRYSSLDLCPYVTFFEIYNSMVFDLLNKKAKLRVLEDEKQQVQVVGLQEMYVSCAEDVIKMIEMGSACRTSGQTSANANSSRSHAILQVILRRRKQVHGKFSLVDLAGNERGIDVRSSDRQTLVETAEINRSLLALKECIRSLGMDSHHIPFRMSKLTQVLRDSFIGENSRTCMIAMVSPGMSSCDSTVNTLRYAARVKELNGTSKVNDADLPKKIEMEVEDSSSSEEDSIVPMTDVYEAISQVYEAISQVSELEERVHEELMGASNILKPMEMPSYDIEAGVTDIVDYARKLLDTVLALQSAIDGERLARMSPKSGYC